In the Campylobacter lari genome, GATATTTAGAATTGATAAATCTAGCATATTAAAATTTCCGAAATGTCTTGATGGTTATACTTTAATAGGTATTCATAGTTGGAATAGTGGTCTTATTGAAATGAATAAAAATTGGGAGATAAATCATAGATTCACTTCTACGATTGTAATTAAAAACAATCAAGCAATTGTCAAAATTGCTCAACCATATATGAATGCATTTAAGGATACTGAAATTAATATAGATGACAATACATCAGTGTATTTTGATGCGGATAGTTCAAGTGCTATTGAGTTAAATAATAAAATATACAGATTAGAGCATTTTGATATTATATCTTTTTTTTTAATTAATAGTGTTAATTATAATGTAAAAATAAATTTAAAAAAAATGAATAATATAGATATAAAAATTCCAAAACAATATGATTGGAATTTTTTAATTCCACCTATAGAAAAATATAAGAAAGCAATAGAGGAATATTGTTTAATAATGGATCCTAGAAAAATAAATCCAATACAAGATATACTAAATAAAGAAATAAAAGAAAAAAAAGCGATACAAGAAAATATTTTAAAAATTCAACAGAACTTTTTAAAAGAAAAATACCAATTGCAAAATGATAATAATGAATTGTTTTTGAAATATATAAAAATTTATAATAAAATACATTCAGCCAAATTGCGTATTCAAAACCAACTTTCTTATAAACTGGGTCAAGCTATGATAGTTAATTCTAAATCTATACTTGGTTATATAAGAATGCCTTTTGTATTATCATATATTTATGATAAGCATAAACAAGAACAAAAAATCTATCAAGAAAAAATAAAAAAAGATTCTTCTTTAATATTACCTCCGCTAGAATCTTATCCTGATTACAAAGAAGCTTTAAAAGAAAAAGAATGTTTTACTTATAAACTAGGTCAAGCTCTTATACAAGCTAATAAAACTTGGTATGGGGGGGGGTATATCAGGTTGTTGCTTGAAATTAGGAAGTTGAAAAGGGAATTTTATATAAAAAAGGATATAAGATGATATTTTTACATCGCCAAAATAATTTAGAATCATTTATTGAAAATTATGGCATAGAAATTGACTTGAGATATAATGAAAAATTAGTATTAAACCACGATCTACTAGAAAAAAATTCCCTGTATCCTTTTTTTAAAGAAAAAATTCAGTTTATGAAAAATATCCCTATAATTTGCAACGTGAAAGAATCGGGACTAGAAGAAAAAATTATAGAATTGCTCGGTGATAATTTTGAGTATTATTTTTTAGACTCTCAAATTCCAGACATTTTAAGATTATCAAAAAACGGATATCAAGGTAAATTTATCATCAGAATTTCAGATGTTGAATCTTATAATGAAAAACTTATGGATATTAGCAAGCCTAAATATGTATGGGTGGATTATTCACAATTTTCTAGTTTTAACATTAAAGATTATCAAGAATTTATTTATAACATCAAACCAAAATTAGGACAAGTTGAACCTATATTGGTTTCTCCTGAGTTATATGATCTATCATATATGAAGCTTATAAAACCTATTCAAAGTATTCTACCAAAAGGATTTTCTGTGTGTACTAAAAAGCCTGATTTATGGAGTATGTATGTTTAATTTAAGAAAAATAGCCAAAAATTATAAACTTATTATGGTTGATATTGATAATACTTTGTTTAATTACACATTTGCACATAAAAATGCCTTAGAAGCTACAATGAAACAATATAATTTTACATTAGAAGATTATGATCTAGCAAAAAAGATGATTGCAAAGAGGGGGTTATCTGCAAATCATCATAAAAAAGAATTGTATTTTAAAATTATTTGTGAAAATAAAAATATTCATTTTTCAAAAGCTAGTGAAATGTTTGAGTTGTACGTTTCTATTTTTACAAGAAATTTAAAAGTAGATAAAACAATGTTTGAATTTTTATGTTTTGTTAAAAGTCTTAATAAAAAAGTAATAGCTATAACAAACTTTTATTTTATTGAGCAAATCCATAAACTAAATTGTGCAAATTTGACAAATATGATTGATTATTTGGTATGCTCTGAAGAATTTGAGCTTGAAAAACCAAATAAAGCGCTTATTGATAGAGCTTTAGAGCTTTATGGGAAATTTATTGATGAAGAAGAAGTTGTAATGATTGGAGATTCTATCGCTGATAATTTTCTAGGGGGGGGGTATAGGATAAATTATTATCCATATAATTGTTCAAAACTTCTGATCTCAATTTCTGGAAAAAGTGGAAGTGGAAAGACTACTTTGAGTAATGCTATTGATGAGATATATAAAAGTTTTATTATTAGTACTGATGGCTATCATAAATATGAAAGACATTCTAAGATGTGGGAGAGGGTAACACACTACAATCCAGAAGCAAATAATCTTATTCAGCTGGCCATGGATATAAAACATATCTATCAAGATATAGGGAATAAACTATGTATACCATTATATGATCATAAAAATGGAGTGATTGTTAAATCTGATGAGATTGAGATTAAAGATTTAGATATTGTGATTATAGAGGGTTTACACACTTTATATCAAGAGGTTATAGGAGATTTTGTAAAAATCAAAATATATATTGATTCAGATGAAGCAGATAAACAGAAGATAAATAGAGATAGCAAAGAAAGAAATTATAGTCATTCTAAGATTATAGATACTATACAAAAACGAGAGGAAGATTATAAAAAATATCTTGAAAAACAAAAAGACAATGCAAATTTTCTAATTATAGTTAGAGATGGTATTTTTAAAATACATCTAAGGGATATATTATTGAGTGACTACTTGCAAAAAGAATATACTGGTAGATATGAAGATTTGATTCAAACCGTAAAAGATATTTTTGATCTGATTTTGAAAAATAGATGGATGGTGGAAAATGATACATAACAATAAAAAGCTTGATGGATGTATTAAAGACTATCAAGTGTTGTGTAAAATCTTTGGCAATATTTTAGATGCTCCATCAAAAGGTGGAAATATTTCTATAAAGAATGATGAATATTTCATTATTAAGGCTTCAGGTGGGGATTTAAAAAAAGAGCATAAAATTTCTATTTTTAAAAATAATGTCAATTCTTTTTCTTATTGCAAAGATTATTCTGAAGATATTGTAAAACCATCTATGGAAATCAAAATGCATATGGTGTTTAAAAATAAATATGTAGCACATTATCATCCTGTTTATATTTTACCTTATTTGTGTGCTAGGGAATATAAATTTGAAAATTATAAAGTTATTGATTTTATTTTGCCTGGAAATGATTTGTATGAGGCATTAAGAAAAAATTATTCTTATCAAGAAAAGGGTGTGGTGTTATTGCGAAATCACGGCGTTGTTATTTACGCAGATCAAATTCAAGATATAATAGAATTATATAATCAATTAAAAAGTGAATTTTTTGAACAAAATGATTTTGTGTATACTCCAGATGATGCAGTTGATAAGACTAATGAGGAGCTATGGTTATTTAGAAATGTAATAGAGAATATTGCTATTAAAAAACAAATTAATCTACACCCATTAAAAGTGAGTGAAATTGATAAATTGTTAAATTTACCTGATGAACAATACAGAAAAAAAATTATGGAAAGTGAGAGTTAGAATGAATATTATTATACCTGCAACTGGAATAGGCAAGAGATTTAAAGAAGCTGGATATAAAGAATTAAAACCTTTTATTAAAGTTATGAAAGATAAAGTTATCTTGGACTATGTAGTTGAATGCTTTGATGTTCAAAAAGATGTTTTTTATTTTATTGTCCAAGAGTGTGAGAAAAATAAATTTGAAGATTTTGTTTTATCTAGAAAAATTAATGCAAAAATTATTGTCTACAAAGGAGAAAAACTAGGACCTGCTGGAAGCTTATATGGTGTGGCATCACAGTTGCAAGATATATTTGATGAGGAAGTTATCATTAGCTATTGTGACTTTGGACAAGAATGGAACTATAAAGATTTTCTGCAATTTGTACATGAAAACCAAGATGCTCAGGCTATAATTCCTTGCTACACTGGCTATCATCCTCATTTATTGCCTTTAGAGAATGTATATGCAGCATGTAAGGTGTATGATAATACTTATAAAGTATATGAAGTTATAGAAAAATATAATTCTAAGAATAAATTTGAAGAATACTATTCTTCTGGTATTTATTATTTTAGAGCTTTAAAGTTGGCTATTGAAGCAATAAAAAAACAAATAGAAGCCAAAGATATGGTTTCTGGAGAATATTATGTGTCGGTAACTAATAATTATCTAGAAAATGTTTTGTGCTATCCTTTTATAGAGAAATTTTATCAATTTGGCACTCCAAAAGACTTTGAATATGTAAAAGAAAAACTTAATTCACAAGATGTTAATAATGAAAAAATAAAAATACAAAATACTATTATATTATCTGCTGGTAGAGGAGAAAGATTTTTAAATCTTAATTTTAACCAACCAAAACCATTTTTACCTCTTGGTAAAACAAGTATTATAGAGAATATAATTGATACCCTAAAAAATGTTGATACAAATATTATTTGCGTTGGCGCTCAAGATCATGAAAAATATTGGGAAAATATAAAACAAGAAATAAGGTTCGTAAAACCGAATAAGATTGGTGCGGCATATTCTTACAAAGAATCTTGTGGAGATTTGTCAGGTGATGTTTTAATTCTTCCGTGTGATCTGATTGCCAAGCATATTAATAGGGAATTTATGAGATTGCAAAAAGAATACGAAGTTATTGTATTTGTTACACATGCTTCTAAATATAATGTTAATAATCCGCATTATTTTACTTGGGTAGAAGGGAAAAATAATAAAATAGATAATATTTTTGTTAAAAATAGATCTAATGATGCAAATTTGGTAATGATAGGAAGTTTTTATTTTAAGGAAAATTCTTTGTTATTAGAGTATATAAATAAAATATTTCAAGAAGATATAAAAACTAATGGCGAATTCTATATAGATAATGTATTTGAATTGTTAATTAAAACGCATAAGATAGGTTATATAATCGTTGATAATTATTTCTCTTTTGGAACTCCAGATGAGTATTTGGAAAATAAATATTGGTATAATATTTATAAAAGTGAAATAAGGGATTAATTTTGATATAATCTCTCTTTGATTTAAAGAGAGATTATGAAATTTTATACCGTATCTAAAAAACTAAAAGAAAATGTTAAAAATTTTTATAAAATAGCTCTATATCATGCTTATAAAAACATCACAAAGGAAGATGTTTTTTTTGTAGGTTGGGGTAGAAAAAAATCAGGCTTAAAAGCCATAGAACTAGCTAAAAAGCACAATGTAAAATTTTTACTTTTAGAAGATGGCTTTTTGCGCTCATTAAATTTAGGTGTAGAAAATAGTCCAAGTTTTTCTATCATCAAAGATGATGTGGGAATTTACTATGATGCAACTGCACCATCTAAACTTGAAAATATTTTAAACACTTGTGAGTTTAGCTCTAAAGAGCTAGAGCAAGCAAAAAAGGCCATAGAACTCATAAAAAAAGAAAAACTTAGTAAGTATAATAATAATCTTTGCGTGCCAAAAGAGCTTTTTGGTGCTAATGAAGAACGCGTATTAATCATCACTCAAGTAGCAAATGATGCTTCACTTAAATTTGGCTTGGCTGAGAATTTTTCAACTCAATATATTATAAATGATGCTATCAAAGAAAATCCAAATGCTAAAATATACATTAAAATTCATCCTGATGTATTAAGTGATAAAAAACAAAGTGATTTTGATATGCAAGATTTACCAAGTAAATGTGTAGTTATAAAAGAAAATTATAATCCCATAGAATTACTAAGTCATTTTAAAAAAGTTTATACTAAGACTTCTGGTATGGGCTTTGAAGCTTTGATGTTAGGATGTGAATGCGTGTGCTATGGTATGCCATTTTATGCAGGCTGGGGTTTAACTCAAGATAAGCAAGCGTGCAAAAGAAGACTTAAAAAAAGAAGTTTAGAAGAGGTTTTTTATGCTGCCTATATTTTATATAGTGAGTATTTTAATCCTTATTTAAATCAAAAAAGTGATATTTTTGACACTATTCATACTTTAGCAAAGTATAAAAAGATAGAACAAGCTAATTCTAATACTTTGTATTTTTTGGGTTTTACTTTGTGGAAGCGTTGGTTTATGAAGCCATTTTTTAAAGCCAAGAATAATAAAATCATTTTTTTAAACTCATTAGATGAGCTTTATAAAGTGAATTTAAATCCTGAAGATAAAATTTTCATTTGGGGTAAAAAATATGATAAAGCTTTATTGGCTAAAGATTTTAAAAATGCAATTTTCTTAGTAGAAGATGGCTTTTTACGCTCAGTTTTTTTGGGTTCAGATCTTACACGTCCTTTTTCTTTGATAATAGATAACAAAGGCTTGTATGTTGATCCAAGCAAGCCAAGTGATTTAGAAGATATTTTGCAAAATCATATTTTTGATGAAAGTTTAAAACAAAGAGCTAAAAAGCTCATCTCTACCATCACACAAAATAAATTTTCAAAGTATAATGGCTTAAAGCATGAAAAGCTAAATTTTAATACTAATAAAAAAATCATCTTAATCCCTGCTCAAGTAGAAGATGATGCTTCTATGATCTTAGGTGGTGCAGGTTATGATACTTTAAAACTTTTACAAAGTGTAAGAAAGGCCAATGAAAACGCTTTTATAGTTTTTAAACCTCATCCTGATGTTTTAAGTGGTAACCGTAAGGGTTTAAAAGATAAAAGCATTATTTTAAAATATTGTGATGAGATTATAGAAAATGTTAGTATAGATAGTGCTATAAATGCAAGTGATGAAGTACATACTATAACTTCCACAAGCGGTTTTGACGCTCTTTTGCGTGGTAAAAAAGTAGTAGTATATGGCAAGCCTTTTTATGCAGGCTGGGGGTTAACTATGGATTTACATGAAATTCCAAGACGTACAAGAGTGCTTAGTTTAGAAGAACTTGTTGCGGGGGTTTTGATCCTTTATCCAAGATACATCCATCCAAAAAATAAAAATTTATGTGAAGTTGAGCTTGCTTTAGATATAATGTTAAAAATGCAAAAAGATTATTTTTCTAAATTTTATTTGCGTTGGTTTATGGATATAAGAATTTATATATTAAGAAAAATAAGAAGATTGATAGAATTTGTTTTGATTAGATGAATTTAAGTAAGAAGTTAAAAAAATTTTCTGGTAAAAATGTTTTATTGCTCCAAGGACCTGTGGGTGGATTTTTTCGTAAAATCGCTACAAAAATTCCACAAGCTAAGGTTTATAAAGTAAATTTTAATGGCGGAGATTTTTTCTTTTATCCTTTTAAAAGCATTAACTATACTAAAAGCTTAGCTGAGCTTGAAGACTTTTATAAAAAGCTTTTTGAAGAAAAACAAATTCAAGTTATCATTATGTATAATGATTGTAGAAAAGTGCATGAAATAGCCATTAGTGTTGCTAAACAAATGGGTATTGAAGTATGGATTTTTGAAGAAGGTTATGTAAGACCAAATTTTATTACTTTTGAAAAAGATGGAGTAAATGCAAACTCCACTTTGCCAAGAGAAAAAGAATTTTATCTAAGTCAGAAAAAATTTAATAAAGATTTTAAATTTAAAACTTTCTCAAGTACTTTTAGAAATATGGCCTTTGCTTCGTTTTTATACTGGCTTTTTGCTTTTTTGTTTTCTTGGTATTTTAATAATTCTTTACACCATAGAAGTTTAAAATTATTTGACTTTTTACC is a window encoding:
- a CDS encoding PI-PLC domain-containing protein — protein: MIFLHRQNNLESFIENYGIEIDLRYNEKLVLNHDLLEKNSLYPFFKEKIQFMKNIPIICNVKESGLEEKIIELLGDNFEYYFLDSQIPDILRLSKNGYQGKFIIRISDVESYNEKLMDISKPKYVWVDYSQFSSFNIKDYQEFIYNIKPKLGQVEPILVSPELYDLSYMKLIKPIQSILPKGFSVCTKKPDLWSMYV
- a CDS encoding HAD-IA family hydrolase: MFNLRKIAKNYKLIMVDIDNTLFNYTFAHKNALEATMKQYNFTLEDYDLAKKMIAKRGLSANHHKKELYFKIICENKNIHFSKASEMFELYVSIFTRNLKVDKTMFEFLCFVKSLNKKVIAITNFYFIEQIHKLNCANLTNMIDYLVCSEEFELEKPNKALIDRALELYGKFIDEEEVVMIGDSIADNFLGGGYRINYYPYNCSKLLISISGKSGSGKTTLSNAIDEIYKSFIISTDGYHKYERHSKMWERVTHYNPEANNLIQLAMDIKHIYQDIGNKLCIPLYDHKNGVIVKSDEIEIKDLDIVIIEGLHTLYQEVIGDFVKIKIYIDSDEADKQKINRDSKERNYSHSKIIDTIQKREEDYKKYLEKQKDNANFLIIVRDGIFKIHLRDILLSDYLQKEYTGRYEDLIQTVKDIFDLILKNRWMVENDT
- a CDS encoding class II aldolase/adducin family protein, with the protein product MIHNNKKLDGCIKDYQVLCKIFGNILDAPSKGGNISIKNDEYFIIKASGGDLKKEHKISIFKNNVNSFSYCKDYSEDIVKPSMEIKMHMVFKNKYVAHYHPVYILPYLCAREYKFENYKVIDFILPGNDLYEALRKNYSYQEKGVVLLRNHGVVIYADQIQDIIELYNQLKSEFFEQNDFVYTPDDAVDKTNEELWLFRNVIENIAIKKQINLHPLKVSEIDKLLNLPDEQYRKKIMESES
- a CDS encoding sugar phosphate nucleotidyltransferase — protein: MNIIIPATGIGKRFKEAGYKELKPFIKVMKDKVILDYVVECFDVQKDVFYFIVQECEKNKFEDFVLSRKINAKIIVYKGEKLGPAGSLYGVASQLQDIFDEEVIISYCDFGQEWNYKDFLQFVHENQDAQAIIPCYTGYHPHLLPLENVYAACKVYDNTYKVYEVIEKYNSKNKFEEYYSSGIYYFRALKLAIEAIKKQIEAKDMVSGEYYVSVTNNYLENVLCYPFIEKFYQFGTPKDFEYVKEKLNSQDVNNEKIKIQNTIILSAGRGERFLNLNFNQPKPFLPLGKTSIIENIIDTLKNVDTNIICVGAQDHEKYWENIKQEIRFVKPNKIGAAYSYKESCGDLSGDVLILPCDLIAKHINREFMRLQKEYEVIVFVTHASKYNVNNPHYFTWVEGKNNKIDNIFVKNRSNDANLVMIGSFYFKENSLLLEYINKIFQEDIKTNGEFYIDNVFELLIKTHKIGYIIVDNYFSFGTPDEYLENKYWYNIYKSEIRD
- a CDS encoding capsular polysaccharide biosynthesis protein; the protein is MKFYTVSKKLKENVKNFYKIALYHAYKNITKEDVFFVGWGRKKSGLKAIELAKKHNVKFLLLEDGFLRSLNLGVENSPSFSIIKDDVGIYYDATAPSKLENILNTCEFSSKELEQAKKAIELIKKEKLSKYNNNLCVPKELFGANEERVLIITQVANDASLKFGLAENFSTQYIINDAIKENPNAKIYIKIHPDVLSDKKQSDFDMQDLPSKCVVIKENYNPIELLSHFKKVYTKTSGMGFEALMLGCECVCYGMPFYAGWGLTQDKQACKRRLKKRSLEEVFYAAYILYSEYFNPYLNQKSDIFDTIHTLAKYKKIEQANSNTLYFLGFTLWKRWFMKPFFKAKNNKIIFLNSLDELYKVNLNPEDKIFIWGKKYDKALLAKDFKNAIFLVEDGFLRSVFLGSDLTRPFSLIIDNKGLYVDPSKPSDLEDILQNHIFDESLKQRAKKLISTITQNKFSKYNGLKHEKLNFNTNKKIILIPAQVEDDASMILGGAGYDTLKLLQSVRKANENAFIVFKPHPDVLSGNRKGLKDKSIILKYCDEIIENVSIDSAINASDEVHTITSTSGFDALLRGKKVVVYGKPFYAGWGLTMDLHEIPRRTRVLSLEELVAGVLILYPRYIHPKNKNLCEVELALDIMLKMQKDYFSKFYLRWFMDIRIYILRKIRRLIEFVLIR